TCACTGTGCTGAAGTTGCTTTTCAGACTTCGCTGCGATTCTGCCGGTTCCATCACAGTCATATCAGTGTCTGAGAATGACTTTTTGGTGAACGTATTGGGCCGGACAGCCGAGTCAGGTCCCATGTTGCAGCAGCCTTTGGCAGGGTCTCCAGGAATGCCTGGTGTAGAAGATCCGGCCCTTGTTCGCAAGCATTCGTTCAAGGAACCTACTTTGAACACGCCCTCCAAGTCTACGGGACGTGGTGTAAGCACCCATGTCCGAGCATCAAAGCTCACACCTCCAGTTTGGACGTACGCTTCACCTCAAGTGCTCCCTGAAGAACCTCCACAAGCTTCAAGTCCTTTTGTCTATGCGTATGCTCAGGAAGTGGCACAGGCGGAAGCGGAAATGGCGCAGAAAATTTCGATCAAGGCCAACATGTGGCTGGAAACTGTCATTTCCCTTCTCCAGCGCGAGACGGATTGGAATGTCTATAGCTATGTCCTCGCTCATTTGGGACACCAGCTCAGCAACAGGGATCTTTTCAAGAATGCCGTTCCGCAGATCAAACTACTCCGCAGCGTGATGTGCGATCAAGTTAAGAACGAAACATTCCATGAACCTCCGGGCTCTACTGGGGTCAAAAAGACCGACGTTGCTGCGTGTATATTCGAATGCCTCACTACGCTTGTCAGTTACCATGAGCACTTTGCCAAGAGTGAGCAAGATGAACTTGTTCGTTCGTTTATGCTTGGTATCATCGGCTCCTGGGGAGGCACTTCGCGTGGATGTATCCACGCACTCTCAATTTGTTGCTTCGAGATCCCGCTGTCGGTAACAAAGTCTCTCAACGGCATTCTTGACAAGATGGCCAAGGTCATCACAATGTCAAATCTTGCCGTTCATATCCTGGAGTTCCTGTCGTTGCTTGCAAGATTACCCGAAGTCTACATCAATCTGCGGGAAGAGGAGATCCGAACTGTTTTTGGCATCTGTATTCGATTCCTGCAAACATCCAGGGAGCAGCGATTGAGAGCCTCAGATTCGCCTACCGCACGGACCCAAACTCCTGGGAAGGTTGGGGAAGCGGAGTCAAACGTGCAGGATGCGATGTCAACATACATTTACACCCTCACGCACCATTGCATGGTGTTCTGGTTCCTATCATTGAAGCTGATGGATCGGGCTAAGCACGTCAACTGGATCACAAGCAGACTCATATTCAAGGACGAAACAGAGAAGGAGACAGTCGAGGAGGCAAGCCAGGTGTTCATCGATTTGATGCAGAGATCTTCTTTTTCCGATCTTGGAGATACTATACCTTACGCGGAATTCCCTCCGTCCTCTGAACACGGATCTGTGATCAAGAAATCTTGGGTCGTTGGAATGAGTATCATCACAGTTGAAACGGCCGTGGTGTCTGGACTGTCGCAGATTACGAAACGGCAGGCTTCGGGTACAACCTATGCAATGTACCAGCAGCGAACGGCACCCGTTCTTCCACACCAGGTTACCCCGACGCATGATGCTCATCTACAACCAGACGACATGCGGACGGCCATTCTCCCTAGTCACATTCTGCTCCAGTTCACGACGACAGCATTCCCCACACCTACAGTGATGCAGCCGATTCCTCTCCCAGACGACGATATCACGCGTCGTGCACTCGGCATGTTTGACCGTAACGACATCGTTGACGGCCACAAAATTGGTGTACTATACATCGACCAAGGGCAAAGAACAGAAGCGGAAATCCTCTCCAACACAGGTGGTAGCGCTGACTACGATTATTTCCTATCGGGCCTCGGAACCAAAGTCCTCCTCCAAAGCGCGCAATTCAATACACAAGGTCTCTACCCGGACGTAGATGGCAAATCCACATACGCCTGGCGCGACCGGGTGACGGAAATTGTCTACCATGTCGCGACAATGATGCCAACCGACTTCGACGGCGACCCCAACTGCATCAACAAGAAGCGACACATTGGAAATGACTACGTTAACATTGTCTTCAACCGCTCCGACGACTCCTTCAGCTTTGACACAATCCCCTCCCAGTTCAACTTTATCAACATCGTCATTAGCCCCGTTTCCCGTGTTGCCAGCGACCAAACATCTCCACAAGAGGAGTCCGACCTTGAACGCCTTTGCTATCAAGTCAGGGTAATCAGCAAACCCGGCATCCCCGAAATCTCCTGCGCTGGAACACCTAAGGTCGTTTCGGGCAAGAACCTTGCCGCCTTCGTCCGCATCCTCGCCCTGAACGCCTCCGTCTTCTCTCTTGTCTGGAACAGCCAGGGCGGCGAATATATTTCCTCGTGGCGGAATCGGCTACGCGAGATTAAGAGACTCCGTGAAAGGGCACTGGGAATGCAATCCCAGTCCACCGATGCGGAGGGAACCTACCCGGCAGCCTCTGCTAGTCGACGGAACACGAAAGCTACGATTCTGTCTGAGGAGTTACCGGCAAGAGGAACCTCTATCAAGACGGACTTTGGCAGCGAGTGGAACGCAGCTGCGGAGGGCGGTACTCTCCAGAACCTGGACTTCTCCAGATGGAGTCGATGATCTTTATCTTTCTCCCTCTATTTTCTTCAATTTTTGTGTATAGCGTGTCTTTCGTTTAAACTAACGCAGCGACCAAAAGTTCTTTATTTTATTATGACTGACTGACCCGACCGACTTGATGATTGATTGAACTTGAACCCAATAATGTACATCACTATCTTCCTATTACCTTATTTCTTGCTTGATCTTACTTTACTTGCACCTGTCTGTGTGTACCAACATGTCAAATACCCCTGGGTTCCAAAAAGTTTTGCTTCGTTACGTTTCTATCCTAGTTATTCTACTAATGTATCTATATTATATCTACCGAAATTCAAGGACTTTACTTCCCTACGCTTCTACTGCTCACTGTGCTCATGATTAGCATTCTTCTGCAAGCCTTCAAACGCTTTAATCGAAATCCACATGATCGCTCTGTGAATGGTACTACCGAAATTCGACGCTAATACTGACTTTGGGTATCTACTCTTTACATCTTGAAACACTCGGCCTATCTTAACCCCGTCCAAATTGGTCAAACCCCAGGCATGCTGACGTCAGGCAAATCGTGATCAAGTGTTTGCTTTATCAGACAATTGCCTGAGCGCCCCAAGCCGAGACGTTCGAGTATCGCAATTATGGCTCTGATTGCCTGCGCTCAACCGTCGTGGATATTGAGGTTGAGGGGCGCAGAGCGGAAGACGATGATGCTCTGGCCGAGCATCACATGGCCATTGATGGCGGCAAGGTATTCGGCCGTGAACGTTGTCGTCACGACGCGGACGTTTAACTCCCTGAATAGGCAGGGGCCAGGATTCCTGGTCCTGCCTTTCGCTTGCGTCCCAGATGGTACGGGTGGCGTCAGCTTCGGGGCTCAGGCTTCAGTGGATGTTATTGTCTAGCCCAGCAGTTCCCCAAACTGCTGGGCTCGAATCCTGGCAACCCATGCTTCGGCCTGGCCCGTACCGACCTTCTTACCACCTGCATTCCGGCGTTTCGCCTAGGTAGGTGAGAATCCAGTGCATCGACCATTGCATACAGTTACGAGGAGGTACTTACCTCCAATGGCGAGACCGGAATCTTGGTATGCATTGGACACCGTTTTCAGTGATTGTGTCTGCAGTGTGATGCCCCCGTCATCGGCGGTCTTGACCGGCTGCTTTCCCCTCATCCAGACCTTGCATGTCTGCTTGGTGACACGACTTTGAATGAATCAGCCCGGTATCTGATAAGGAACGGAAGAGAACCCTAACTCCTTCATGCGCCAGTTCTAATTGATGATTGACACTGGCGACGCCAACGACATTCGAACCAGCTGGTCAAGACACTCCTCCGAGCATTGCTCGGGCTTGTCCTCGTTCTCCGAATCGAAATCTTCTGTCATTCGACTTCCCCGTTTTGATTGTGCTGGCGGTTGGCACCCGGGCAGTGTCGCCTCCTTCGTTGAGATGCACGTCGCCAACTGCTGGAAGAAATTGAACAAGGGGCTTATTCTGGTATTTTGCTCGAAGTCCGTCGTACCCTGCTTCAGATATTTGGTTGTGATTGATATTTCCTTGATGAGGTTATTGCATGCTTCATGTCCTTCTTTAGCACCAGTGCTTCCGAACGTCTACCGCTACATATACGCGTGATAAGGGCCCGgaatttcttcttcaggaGACAGTCAATATACGATCCAAGTAGTTTTTTTCTTCCGGCAATCCTCCAGCTCCGTTTAGATCAGTATATATCTTAATCTCGATCTCTGTTGCAGCACCCTCTTTATCCCAGAAatgcaccatgcgtgaaacTAGTGTCAGGCATTGGGATGATGGACAGACGCTTAAGGGCTCTGACTGCTTTGTCACCGAGCTGATGTCTGGCCTTACGCTGGGCCTCGTCTAGTTCCAGTTCCTTTTTCCCAGCAAGGGCCTTTAATTGTGATCAGTGTCTATTTATAAATGGGCCTTGTGTTTGACTCACCAAGTCATTTTCCCAGTGCTGGAGCATAGTGCTTAATGTGTGTGGTTTTCCAAGTGCCTCTGGTGTCTTGTCAAGGTAGGCCGCAAATAAATTCCACTCTTCTGAATCTCCAGGCCCATCGCTCTCATAAGGTGCGAGGTGAGATGAAAGAATGTTGTACTCGAACCATTCCATGCATTGTGGCATCTCCTGGTTCTGGTATCCTGCAGACCCCGCCTTACGCAATAACGCATCAAAGTCTGTGCTCAAACGATCTTTTGATTCATCGTATACCCCGTCGCGTTTGTCTATCCATCTCCCGAGGGTTACTTTCCATTCCGCGACTAGCCGCTCTACTCCGCCAGGCACGAGGTAATTGCCATCCAAAATACTGCCCGCTTTGAGACCTCTCAGCTTCCAGTTGTGCCGGGTCAACGGTTGAATTCGATCAAGGAAATCTGCCTGGGAAAAATCGGCTATTTTCTCAAAACACTGTATATGGTAAAAGTCTAAACGTGAGGCATTATTGTCACGTTTTGAAAAACGAAATAAGCGGCGTTGGTCATTTGTGACTCACCGGCTGATGATCTGTACCGTTGGCCGAAACCCATTGCAGGATTTAATGCGAGACGTAATTCTCTGGGCCATATGTTATTGCCGCATATGGAAAGCTTGCATTTGGCTCCCCTGGGAGAATTAGGTGCCATCTCAATGAAGAACAAGGGTTGGAATTTGGGCGGATCAGATGGACCACCGGGCTCTGGGCTGAGCCCCAGATGCTGACGGAGTCGTTTTTTCTCGTTCTCTAAGATATAATCATTTTGTCCACTCCCATCGTCGTGAGGTGTTCTGACAATCTCGGTGCTGTACATGGCAGACTGAGTAAGGGTGAAATGACGAAAGGCACGGGAGTTGATATGTCGCTTAGAAACAGTCAATCTGGAGACTCAATTCATTCAGCGACGTACTGTACAAGGAAAAACAGACAGCTTGAGGGATGTTTAATGACGGGCAAGGGTGAAAGGTAAAAAAGCTTATGTACGCAGGCAGAAGCGAGTAGACGATTATACCTACAACAATATGCAATTTTCCGATGTGGAGAGGCGGACTTGGATTTGTCGAAGGATCGCTGAGGTTGGTCTGGCTGAGAAAGCTCGCTGAAAAGCAAGCCAGTTTGGCTGGCATGCCCCACTTCTTGAACGTGAGAGGATGAATTGATTGCTAACTTATTTACATCGGGTACGGCTCGCTGAGGGCCGAGCCTTGCTGACCACTTCCCGGGCAAGATTACCAGTAACCTCAACCAGAGGGGCGGACACAGGTAATGCATCAAAATGATACTGCAAGTGATATCCTCAATGTCATTGGAAAAGAGTGCACAGTCTCGGAAATAAGGAATAAGAACTTCTTTCCCTTATGTGGGCGACAGACCCTTTCTTTATACGTGTAGGCTGAAGCGGGGGTCTCGGATCAAAAGGCTCAAAGGGGAAATGtcgattattccggactaaacgaggtctatataaGACTAGCTTATGCGGGATGATCTCCACCAATAAGAACGTCCAGGGGTATTCCTCGCCAAACAGTATTGCCGGCGAATCATAGACGGCTAAGACTTGTTGCCGCTGGGTAATAAGACTGATAAGCCATTAATAACGGGTAACCGTTCTATGTTAACAACGACGTGAAGGCGCTTAGATATCGGTCTCCTCTCTTTTGGGGATGAAGGATGGAGGCATTGTTGAGTTATCATAAGCCAGCCTGTCTATAAGCAAGACTTCACCCGTTTCCACTGCCCATCCCAGTTGAGGGGCGTGCGTGCGTTGTCTCACGGCGTCAGAACAAAGTTCGCGAGAACCTCGCTGGAGCTGATTCCGTTCAGCGTTGCATTGTTATAGTAGGCGATGCAGTTGAGGTCTTGGTAGTCGGAGATGTTCCGTGCGTCAGGCACGTTGACCATGCCGATTTCCTGGCCCTGGTAGACGAATAGGGTGCTGAAGAGCGTCGTCAGGCGAGTGCTTTGCCGCTCCGAATGTAGTATTTGGGTGCATTGTTTGCGAATCGGCTGATCGAGCGCGGGAGATCGTGGTTCTCGCAAAACTTTTGATTTTAAGTGGTTTCTCAGAGGCTTTACATTTGCCAGTATCGCCCTGCCATCGCATTGgtttttttattttattttttggAAAAAgtattcctcttccttttaaGAAGTTGTTATCTACCCATCCACTAACGTGGAAATAAACAGTAATCAATTAAGTACTTGGACAAAGGTCTTAATGCAGACCCATTTCGAGGTAATTCGCCCATTAACTATTAACTGACCCCTGAGACACCTGCCATTGCTGCTATGATTGATGTTCTCTCCTTGATCCACCGTTACTTTTATCCTTCAATGACCAAGAGGAATTATATCGCATGGACTCCCTATGAGGAAAGACCTCATTGCCTGGGCAGAGTGCCATCCTGAGCTCTCATGGGAGGCCAGGGCTGAGATATTCGTTGGAACCTGGCCACCATGAACGTACTGCAGAATCTATGCGTTCCAAGCATCGCCAAAGAGGATAGGATACCGGAAGCAAGATGACTTACAACTTCATGAGTGCGTCTGTCACTACCAAGCCTTGCCACATGagcgaaaagaaaaatgtgATACCGGCAGTGGCCGCGTCACCGGGTTCCTCAGACATTGCCATATACGAAAGAGACCTGAAAATATGGTGGAAATCAAGACCGGAGTCATCATTCAGGAAAAAGGACAGCCGCATTCAATGTGTTCTCGACTGGGCTGGCAGAAATGCTCAGCTAGTTTTGCGAATGCTTAAGACTACATAGTCAGTATCCACATCAGCCACAGTCAGGGTTCAAGGAAGCTTGTACAGatcttcatcgccatctgCAGCGAGTATACTCGTACCCCAAGATCTTATCTGCGGTCATATTATTGATGATTTTAGTTTTGCTGGCACTCAAATGTCGCGACGTCCATTTGCTAGCCCGTTGGGGTAGAATCGATATATCTGGGGACTGTCCGGGATGTCATCATCAAGACTCGAAGGAAGGGTGTCGTCCATGATGATATTTTGGCCTTTGTAGTTGTGTCTGCTAACAGCTGTGGAGGAAAGGGGTGAGTTTGAAGAAAGAATGGAAGAAAACGAGGTGATCGAGGGAATAAAAAGTTCAAAGAAGTGCATGCAGCAGACAAAGACGGCTTGGGTCCTCAGGCATCCAATAAACGACGTCATTGAAAGCAAACTAAGATTTGGAGACCATAGTTAGCCCTAAGTGGTATCTCGTTCTCTTATTGGGGTGAGCAGCTTGTAGGAGCACCCTCTTGTTTTTCCGGAGTGATCCTAGGGGGCGAATCTAGCAATTGAACAAGTTGGAAAGGAAGTGTTGGCCTTCATCTTTCCATCGGTACCCTCCTACAAGTGACTATCGAAAAGCCGATTGAATATTTTCACCTTTTTCCATTCCTGGTTCTgggtttttgttttctttgctgTATAATTACATTTAGGTCAAGGTATAGTGGGACAAGTGTAAAGCAGTACAAACaacatcgcatcgcatcgcatcgcatcaaCTCGAGAAACATTTTCTGCCTTGGTAGATGGCTGTCTGTTTCTCTCTTTCGATCAATATACAACGCTTGCTCAAccgcatctgcatctgcgcaGTGAGGGAGCAAGTCCCGCAGGCCAGCAACAATACGGCCCCAAGAACTTCAGTGCCcggctcttcttccttccagACAGCGCTGGATGGCTGAAAATGCCTCGATAGGAGGTAGTAGTCTACCACCCAAAAACCTCCCCCACACTCAACCCACACCATCTCACTCCCAAAACGCCCACCCCCAAAAGCACCACATCCACAACTCCCAACACCGCGGCGCCCATCATAAACCTGGGACTAAAAATCCGATACAGCATAAGATGTCTCCTAAGATGACCAGCCCACATCGTCGTTGCCAGATTAATAGTCCCCAGATACAAGATATGCGTTGTGACGGCTTGGATGACGTCTGAGAGGATGCGGAGGGAGGGATTATCGGATTTACCGGGTTCCTGCACCTGCAGAGGGCGTTTCCAGAGGACTGTGAGGGGAACAGCGATTGCAGAGAGGATTTGGGGGCCGAATGTGTTtaggatgacgaggaggggCGACCAGGGGTATTTGACTGTTGAGAGGGGGATGAAGGCTGTTTCCCATTGGATGGTGGAGAGGACGGCTTGGTGGCCGGTTTTGAAGTAGTAATAGGAGCCTAGCAGGCCTAAGACAATCGGACCGATGGAGACGTTGGTCGTGGCAAGGGCGTTTGTGTCGAGGATttcgaggagggagaggattTGCCAGAGAAGCAGGGCGATGGCGCCTTGGCCCATTGGCTTCTGCATGAGGATGACGGCGAGACCGAAGTTGACCACTAGGAAGAAAAAGCGGGTCCCGTAGACGTTGCCGAAGCCGAGGATTGTGACTGTCGTGCGGCCAGGTTGCTGGCCGGACGGCGTGGCGGGCTTTTCGGGATCGGGGCTGCCTTTGCTGACGCTGATGCTGACGCAGGGCTTAGAGTAGATATAGGCCGTTGTGCCGGCTCCGAAGGCGATGGCGAAGACGAACTGGGCCAGGAACATGCGGCTGGACTTGAGGGTTTCTTTGCTCACGTTGAACCAGCCGCCGTCGTCTGCGCCTTCGAGAATCCAGAATACAGATGTGATGAGGAGTCCGAGACGGAACGCGAAACCAATCCATAGCGATGATGTGCCTTCGTAGGATTTCGAGCCAGCGTAGTATGCCTTAATGACGGCGGGAATTATGAGCGTCACGAGGAACGGGATTGCAAGCTGCCACGGTGCGGATGTCGACGACGTAGCTGACGCATAGTATGTGGACCGGCAGAATGGCATCTGTTCCTCACGGCAGAGACGCGAGAACGATGCCAGTCTTCCCAAGAGCACAAACAGAACTGAGTGGTAAAGCCCGAGAACCCTATCCTGAGTCGCCTTTTGCCGCATCGAAGACACGCCCGCAACGACACCAAAAGTGGATAGGAAGAACAACAAAATCTCATCCTCCCAGATCGTATACGAGTTTGAAGCAAACCCAATTGACTGGGACACGGTAAAGATGAGCGACAACCATCCCCACAAGGAGTTTGGCAAAGGAAGCGACAACTGAGATCCAAAGATCGACCATGCGGCACCAACGATACTACTGAAAGCAGCAAACAGAGCGGATGACTCGATGATCGGCATGTCGACAACTCCAAGGACACCAATGGCTCCTCCAACTGCACCACCCAAGCCGGCACCGGCGCCGGCGAGCGTAAGCAATGAACTGGTAAGCTCCGTTCTATTCAGTTTGAGACCTCTGGCATAGAATACCAACAACGCCAAACCTGAGAATAAGATCAGAACCCCCTGTATCATACTTGGCACGTCAAAGTTCGCCCACAATCCGCGGCAGATTTCCAGCGTACCCCGCTGGTACTGCCTGTACGAATCATACGCGGAACGGAGTATCGTGTTCGACTTGGCCTTTCCAAACGTCTGCTCCGCCGCGCGCCAGAACTCCAGGGATCCCAAAGAAAGGCTGTGGTCTTCACCTCGAGCTGCTGCGTATTCATGCTGATATCTCTTGATCTGCGCAGACGTCAAGCGGTTAACCGCAACCAAGTTCTTCACATCATTGCCGTACGTTCCCGCAAAAGCTTCCTCAATCGGAGATCCAAGGTTGTTGAACGGAATTGGCATGCCGAGAAGCAAGGACAAGGTCGGCACGAGGTCGATCTGAGGAACAAATCGCTCCCGAGAGAACTTGGGCGGAAGAGCAGTCTCAGTGCTGGTGCGGCCAAACATACCCTTCTTCGAGTACATCCACAAAGCTGCATCGACTTCATCGTTTGATTCACCACCATGGTCGCCCTTTGAATCCATTCCGTGGTCTCCCATAACGACTAGTAGTGTGTCGTCGTcaaccttctcaataaggTTCCGAATGACTTGGTCCATTTCCCGGAGTTTCTCGCCCATTGCTGCGTGGTCAGGTCCATATCGGTGACCAGCATGGTCGACACCAAGATAGTGACCGAAGATCACGTCCCATCGAGTAGCGTTGTCCGGGTGCAGAAGCGGGAACAAATTGGCGGTAACTCCATTGTCAACAGTATACAGATCCCACACATTGAACGAATCGAAAGGTCGCGTCAGGTTGGCGTCAAAGTAGTCGGGAAACAGAGAATGCCAAGTGTCATCACCAAGCTGGACCAAGTTCTTGCCTGCCGTGCGCAACTGAGCAACCAGATTATCCTCGTCAATTGCCGTTCCCGCAAAGTTGGACCCTGCGTCGACAAAGGTCGGCAGAGTTCCGGTGGTCAGACCCTTCAATCGCTGGAGCGTCGTGGTCGGTGGATCCGCGATGAAAGGAAGCAAGAACGCTTTCTCCGGTTGGTTGACCGCAGTCTCGTAGAGAACGGGGATATTATTGTGGAACAGATGAGCTTGTTCGTTTTCCACACTTGGCGCAAACGGGACGGTGAAATCATAGCGCAACGCATCAATGATAATCACAATAGCCTTGTCGAACGATTTCTGGTGCCAGCAACCCTTATCACTATTCCCACCAGTCCACGACGGCGCATGCGACGAGTCGTCAAACGGGAGTACTTCGCAAGACGATTTGTTGTCCAAAACCATTCGAGTCAAGAGGAAGCCTTTTGTAAAGAAGAAGATACCAGCAACATGCAGCAACCTTCATACACGAACAGTCAGACCTTTTCTCCATGCGCGCAAAGCGGCCGAGATGACACATGGCACTCACAGTATCCACACCAACACCCCCAACAACCCAAGATGCTTGGTTTTGAACTCCCCCTCCATAGCCTGCGTCCTCAATTCCTGTACAGTATTCGTCTTTTTGCCCATTCGCGCTTGTAAACCAGCAGGAATCTGCAGCTTTGCGTGCGGCCGCCGCTCCCCAAGATCGGAAGAGcgcgacgaagacgagggtcgggaggaagacgaggccGGACGCTTGGAGCTATCGAGGTTGGCGCTGGCATTTACCGACCCCTCGAGCGTTGGCGAAGCCATTGCCGGAGTATATGGGAAGGTGTGGTCGGAAATAAATCGGGAAGCTGGTCCACACAGAGAAAACGGGACGGCGCGGATATCACGGCAAAAAATTCAGAGGCGACGATATCACTGAGTGGTCGAGGGATTGGGACTGGTGACAAATGTATAAGTAACACATTGAAGATATACAAACGAAAGAGACAAAAAGAGAGcagttctttttctttttccggACGGCCTCCCTGATGGTTTGGAATTCAGAGCATACGCTTGGGCACAGCGACAGCTCAATTCCACGAAAATAACGAAGCAGACATCTGCAAGGAGGCCGGAGAAGAGAgactggagaagaaaaggaaagggacTAAGGAGAGAATGAGGGAttaaagagagagagaagagggaaaGACGCGAGATCAGGAGCAGAAGAGTTGGTCTAACGGCCACTTTGTGACCCCGTGACGTCGGGGAGTCGGCGCCCTCGGCAGCATTAGCCGTCCGCTGATTGGCCGACAGACAGCTTCCGTATGGGGAGATGTGT
This sequence is a window from Aspergillus chevalieri M1 DNA, chromosome 5, nearly complete sequence. Protein-coding genes within it:
- the GPI13 gene encoding mannose-ethanolamine phosphotransferase GPI13 (BUSCO:EOG092612MY;~COG:T;~EggNog:ENOG410PGF3;~InterPro:IPR017850,IPR037675,IPR002591,IPR039524;~TransMembrane:16 (o81-101i531-552o564-588i595-613o625-646i653-670o682-701i722-745o757-776i797-817o858-876i883-899o905-925i955-977o997-1019i1040-1062o);~go_function: GO:0003824 - catalytic activity [Evidence IEA];~go_function: GO:0016772 - transferase activity, transferring phosphorus-containing groups [Evidence IEA];~go_function: GO:0051377 - mannose-ethanolamine phosphotransferase activity [Evidence IEA];~go_process: GO:0006506 - GPI anchor biosynthetic process [Evidence IEA]), which gives rise to MASPTLEGSVNASANLDSSKRPASSSSRPSSSSRSSDLGERRPHAKLQIPAGLQARMGKKTNTVQELRTQAMEGEFKTKHLGLLGVLVWILLLHVAGIFFFTKGFLLTRMVLDNKSSCEVLPFDDSSHAPSWTGGNSDKGCWHQKSFDKAIVIIIDALRYDFTVPFAPSVENEQAHLFHNNIPVLYETAVNQPEKAFLLPFIADPPTTTLQRLKGLTTGTLPTFVDAGSNFAGTAIDEDNLVAQLRTAGKNLVQLGDDTWHSLFPDYFDANLTRPFDSFNVWDLYTVDNGVTANLFPLLHPDNATRWDVIFGHYLGVDHAGHRYGPDHAAMGEKLREMDQVIRNLIEKVDDDTLLVVMGDHGMDSKGDHGGESNDEVDAALWMYSKKGMFGRTSTETALPPKFSRERFVPQIDLVPTLSLLLGMPIPFNNLGSPIEEAFAGTYGNDVKNLVAVNRLTSAQIKRYQHEYAAARGEDHSLSLGSLEFWRAAEQTFGKAKSNTILRSAYDSYRQYQRGTLEICRGLWANFDVPSMIQGVLILFSGLALLVFYARGLKLNRTELTSSLLTLAGAGAGLGGAVGGAIGVLGVVDMPIIESSALFAAFSSIVGAAWSIFGSQLSLPLPNSLWGWLSLIFTVSQSIGFASNSYTIWEDEILLFFLSTFGVVAGVSSMRQKATQDRVLGLYHSVLFVLLGRLASFSRLCREEQMPFCRSTYYASATSSTSAPWQLAIPFLVTLIIPAVIKAYYAGSKSYEGTSSLWIGFAFRLGLLITSVFWILEGADDGGWFNVSKETLKSSRMFLAQFVFAIAFGAGTTAYIYSKPCVSISVSKGSPDPEKPATPSGQQPGRTTVTILGFGNVYGTRFFFLVVNFGLAVILMQKPMGQGAIALLLWQILSLLEILDTNALATTNVSIGPIVLGLLGSYYYFKTGHQAVLSTIQWETAFIPLSTVKYPWSPLLVILNTFGPQILSAIAVPLTVLWKRPLQVQEPGKSDNPSLRILSDVIQAVTTHILYLGTINLATTMWAGHLRRHLMLYRIFSPRFMMGAAVLGVVDVVLLGVGVLGVRWCGLSVGEVFGW